A stretch of DNA from Candidatus Cloacimonadota bacterium:
CCAAAACAAGGTCTATGTTGCCGCCGAAACATCGGGTGTTTATGTGCTGGAACACGACAGCGCCGGTTTTGCGCAGATCACCGGTTATTATAACACCCGTGGCTGGGCTAAACAGCTGGCCGTCTGTGGCAGTTACGTATATGTCGCAGATACAAGAAGCTTCGTGATCCTGCATTACAACGGAAACTCGGACAACAACGATCACCTCATTCCCCCGGCGGAACTGGCCGGCCAGATCTGCAACCACCCCAATCCCTTCCGCGACAAAACCACCATCAGTTTTTACCTTCAGAAAGCCAGCAGTCTCAATGTATCGGTCTATAACCTGCGCGGACAGCTGATCAGATGCCTGAAGGATGGATTTGCCTCTCCGGGTCCCTGCGAAATAGTCTGGGACGGCCGGGATGAACAGGGCGGAAAAGCAGCGGCAGGGATCTATCTATACCGGATTCAGAGCGGTGATTTTTCTCTGGCCGGTAAAATGCTCCTCAGCAGGTAGCGCCCAAGGAATTTTCCGGGATTCCCTCCCGTTCGTTCCCAATATCAATACGGTATCAATACGGAATCAATACGGATTTCATCCGTATTGATTCCGTATTGATACCGTATTGATATTGGGAACGAACTGACAAAGTGGAACAAAAATTGCGATACAGGAAAGCAGATAATAATGTGTGGAGACCAACCATGAAAAAATTGCTGTTTGTCGCGCTCCTTGTATCAGTGGCCGCGCTCTGGGCCCAAGGTACAACTTTGCCGGATTGCTATTACACCTACGCGCAGATCTCCCAGATGCTGAGCGATTTTCAGACCCAGCATCCGGACATCGCCAAACGCGTGCAGATCGGAGTGACGCAGCAGGATCAGCTGCCGCTATACGCCATGCGCATTTCCGACAATGTGGACCAGGACGAGGAGGAGCCCGCGCTGCTCTTTGTGGGACAGGTTCACGCGGAGGAGGTGCTGGGCGTGCAGACCACGATGAACAACATTTCCGAGATCCTGGCCAATCGCGACCAGCTGCCTTATATGCAGTGGATAAATTTTCTGGACATGTGGTTTGTGCCCACCTTCAATCCCGAGGGGCACAACGTGGTGACCGCCAATCTCGACACTTCATACCGTAAAAACAAGCGGGACAACGACTTGAATGGCATCTTCGACTACAGTCCCCTGGTGGGTTACGATGCCGACGGCGTGGATTTCAACCGCAACTTTGATTTCAACTGGTGCCACGGCGACTCCTTGCTGCAGCCGGGCGGACTGGAGGTCTGGGATTATTACCGCGGCCCCTATCCGATGAGCGAAAGCGAAAACCAGGCCCTCAAAGCGCTGGCCGACCAGTACAAATTCGTCTATTCGATCTGCTGGCATTCCTCGCGCACAGGCAACCTGAGCGAGAAATGCTATTATCCCTTCAACTGGAAAGAGGTGCGGCCCTCGCCAGACGTGGCCTTTTCCGCCTCCATCAGCGCTTCCGTGGCCGCCCAGATCATCAACGAAGCCGGAACCGCCAGCTATGAATCCCTGCCCAATCTCAGCCGCAAAGGCGCGTTTCACGACTGGATGTACAAGCAGTATGGCACCTTCCAGATGCTTATCGAATGCGGCACCGCGAATCTTCAACCCACCGAGGCCCTGATGCAGAACACGGTCCAGCGCTGCCGCAACGCCGTTTACTGGATGTTGAACCGCGCGCTGCCCAATTCCCAGGCCGTGCCTTCAAGCTCGATGCTCACCGGGATCATCCGCGACGCTGCCAGCAGCGAACCCTTGGAGGCTGAGATCATCGTGGAGGGCTTGCACGCGCCCTGGTTCGTGCCCCGCACCTCAGATCCCACCACCGGCAGATTTTTCAAGCCTTTGGCCACCGGCACCTACAACCTCCGCTTCCGCAAAGCCGGTTATTGGGACACCGTGATCCAAAACCAGATGGTCTACAACAACAACTGGACCCAGATCCAGGTGCAGATGCAGCCGCGCCAGCCTGCCAGCCTGAGCGGCAGGGTGCGCAGCGGAGGAAGTGACATCGCCGCCCAGATCGTGATCGGTGAGGTTTACCCGGACACCCTGGCGGTGAACGGACACTTTGTTTACAATGGTTTTGAGGGCGAATATCCCGTGCGGGTTTACGCCGAAGGCTACTATCCCTGGCTGGGCACCCTGCAGCTGGCCCCCGGCATGAACAACCTTCTGCTGGATCTCAGCCCAGCCACTGTGTTATTCTCGGAAAATTGGGAAACCGGCACTGACGGCTGGACCTTCGAAGGTCCGTGGATGCTTCAAAACGAGCTTTCGGCTGCTGGTTACGCCATCACCGACAGCTGGGGTGGAAACGGATTCTACGCCATGAACTGCGACGTCTGGATAGCGCCCACGCAGCCGCTTACACTGCCCGCGGGAACGACGTCCATGCTTACTTTCGATTCCCACCTCTACACCGAGTGGAACTTCGATCCGGTGACGGTGGAAACCTCCAGCGACAGCCTCAACTGGACGGTTTGGTGGACCAAATCCGGTCGCCACGACCACTTCAGCAAAGAATTGGTGCCATTGGACGACCTCGCCGGGCAGACGGTCTGGCTGCGCTTCCGCCTCACGGATCAGTCCACCCATGTGGAACTTACAGACCCGGGCTGGACCCTCGACAATATCAGGCTGATCTGCGGAAGCTCCACCGCGGCCCAGGACCCAGGCCTGCCGGGATTGCCGCAAGCCGCCCTGTATCAGAACTTTCCCAATCCCTTCAACCCCAAAACCACCATTCGCTACAGCCTCGCGACCCCGGCAGAGGTGCGCCTGGGCATCTACAACCTCAAGGGTCAACTGGTGAAAGAACTGGTGAAGGAAAATCTGTCCTCGGGCGATCATCAAAGCGTCTGGGATGGCAGTGACCGTGCTGGAAATCAGGTGGGAAGCGGAATTTACCTCTACAGACTGCAGAGCGGGGATTACAGCAAAACCCTGAAAATGATCCTGGTCAAATAAGCTTCAGCGGCTGCGAACCAGCCTGAAGCCGACGTAGGAATATCCCAGGTTTGGATTGCCGCTCTCGCGGTTGAGAATGCCCAGCTTGGTGCCGATCCCGTTCTTGACGCTGCCGCCGCGGATCACTTTCAAGCTGCCGCCGGACGGGCCGCGGGGATTGTTGAACTCCGCCATTTTACTGGGATATTTGGCATCATACCAGTCCCAGCACCATTCCGCCACGTTTCCGCTCATGTCGTAGATCCCGTAGGCGTTGGCTCTCTTGCCGCCGCCGGCGCGGTAGCGAAGCTTGCTGTTGTCATAGTGCCAGGCCACATCGTTGGGGTCGTCGGATCCGCTGTAATCCAGCAGGGTTCCGGCTTTGGCGGCCATTTCCCACTCGGCTTCAGTGGGCAGGCGATAGCCGTTGGCAGAGAAATCGCAGCTTACGGACGCGGCGCCTCCGGTGATCCGGTAGGCTGGTTGCAGCCCCTCATTTTCACTGCGGGCGTTGCAATAGCGGATGATATCGATCCAGCTTACGTTCTCCACCGGCAGATTGCCGGCCGGGGTTCCATGCAGATAGGGCGGGGTCATAAATTCGTCCCACTCGCTTTGGGTCACCTCGTATTTGCCGATCCAGAAACCGTCCTGGGAGGTGTTGGAGTTGGGATTGTCCTTCAGCCGTCCGAAGCCAAAAATCCCGCCCGGAACACGCACGAACCTGCTTCCGTCCGGCGGCGCGGCGGTCTTGGCGGGCTTGGTGCCCGGGTTTTGATAGGTTTGCTCTCCCGGCAAACTCAGCTTGCGGGGATCTTCCCTGACCGCGTTCTGAGTTTGCTGGCCGGCGGGGGCGTTTCCCGGCTGGCGGGGTTGCGGAACGTTCTGGGTGTTGGTTTCCAGGGTGTCCGGCGTTCCGGTGATGATATTGCCGATGTTCTCAACCAGGCCGCCCGGTTTGAGAATTGCCGGCAGGCCGAAAATGAAGAACAGGGCAAGGCCCGCCGCAATCAGACCGATCAGCAGCCAGAACGTCCATTCCAGATGGCGCTTGGGTGGCGGCATCGGCTGATCTTGCAGCTCTTCCAGCGATTGCGGGGCCCCCTGCGGCGCGAAAACCTCGTCTTGGTCCACCGGCGGCAGACCGTTCAAACCTTTCAGCAAGGTCTCCAGGGAAGTGTAGCGCTGTAAAATGTTGCGGTGCAAGCAGTCCGAAAGGATCCTGTTCATGCTCAGGGTCACGCCCGGGATGTTGGCAAACTTGTGCTGCTTTAGATGCTCGGAGTTGTAAATTGCGTTGTACAGCACATTTCCGGACAGCAACTGAGCGATGATGACGCCCAGGTTGAAAACCTCTTCCCGCTCGTCCACCTCTTCATATTTGATGCCTGAGGAGAGCACGGTGATATTGTCGGAATCCTCGGGCACCATGATCCCGCTGGGGGTGAGTTCATGCAGCGAAAGCCCCTGTTGGCGAACGGCTATCGCCGTCTGCACCAGTTGTTTGGCCACTTCGCGCACGAAATCTTCACTCAGCCGTCCGGCGTTGTTGGCCTTGATCCGGGCCAGTGAATCGCCGCTCACGAATTCCGTGGCCATGAAAACGGGATCGTGGGTTTGGTTGATTTCGGCGACCCGGGCCGTGTGCACGGAACTCAGGTTGCCCATGCGTTTAAGCCTTTTCTGCAGACCCATGATCGATTCCAGATCGGAATACTTGTATTTGAAAAAGAGCTTGAGCACGTACTTTTTGCCGTCTTTTTCCGCGATGTATTTGATCCCCTCAGGATCCTTGTTCAGCATGCGGACGATGGTGTAGCCGCAAAAAGCGTCACCCGGGTCCATCAGCTTGAAAACCGCGTCGGTAACCCGGTCACCGCCGAAACTCCTGATCACTTCAGGAGCTTCGGGTTGGGGAACGTGATTCTGTTCGTTGTTGCTTGCTTCCAGATCTTCGCGCCGCGCGCCGCAGTGGACGCAGAACTTGCTCTTTTCCGGGATCTTTTGCCCGCAGTTGCCGCAATAGCGCATCAGACGGTCCTCGTGATCCTCAGCCAGACCTGTTTGCCGTTGATGTCGTACTCGCCGAGGCCGGCGGATGATCCGGACTCACGCAGCGCGTCGCAGAGGGTTTCGCTTTGGATGAAATCGCCGTGCGCGGCCAGCGCGGCACTGATCTCGGCGTCTCCCAGCCACTCCACTTCGATGCGGTCCATGATCTCGAAACCCTGTTCCTTGCGGCTGAACTGGATCTTGTTCACCAGCTCGCGGGCATAGCCTTCGCGGATCAGTTCAGGCGTGAGGGCTGTGTCCAGGGCCACGAACATGTCATTCAGGCTCTCGAAAACGAAGCCCTCGCGGGGCTGGATGTGCACTGCCACGTCTTCCGGCACCAGTTCAATGCCCAGGGAGGCAAGTTTGTAAGTGCCTGTGGCATTGAAGGCTGCCAGGATATCCTGACCCTTCAGGCGGGCCAGTTCGGCGGCGATGGCTT
This window harbors:
- a CDS encoding T9SS type A sorting domain-containing protein: MCKGLIYNVANPAAPVETGSIDLDVWTGNLALEGNYLFVGSSGIMIFDVSNPSSPQQAGFVGSGNLYGGGLARAGTYLYAATNDAVDIYTCADPADPQFASRTNLPAGIFDLEAVQNKVYVAAETSGVYVLEHDSAGFAQITGYYNTRGWAKQLAVCGSYVYVADTRSFVILHYNGNSDNNDHLIPPAELAGQICNHPNPFRDKTTISFYLQKASSLNVSVYNLRGQLIRCLKDGFASPGPCEIVWDGRDEQGGKAAAGIYLYRIQSGDFSLAGKMLLSR
- a CDS encoding T9SS type A sorting domain-containing protein; amino-acid sequence: MKKLLFVALLVSVAALWAQGTTLPDCYYTYAQISQMLSDFQTQHPDIAKRVQIGVTQQDQLPLYAMRISDNVDQDEEEPALLFVGQVHAEEVLGVQTTMNNISEILANRDQLPYMQWINFLDMWFVPTFNPEGHNVVTANLDTSYRKNKRDNDLNGIFDYSPLVGYDADGVDFNRNFDFNWCHGDSLLQPGGLEVWDYYRGPYPMSESENQALKALADQYKFVYSICWHSSRTGNLSEKCYYPFNWKEVRPSPDVAFSASISASVAAQIINEAGTASYESLPNLSRKGAFHDWMYKQYGTFQMLIECGTANLQPTEALMQNTVQRCRNAVYWMLNRALPNSQAVPSSSMLTGIIRDAASSEPLEAEIIVEGLHAPWFVPRTSDPTTGRFFKPLATGTYNLRFRKAGYWDTVIQNQMVYNNNWTQIQVQMQPRQPASLSGRVRSGGSDIAAQIVIGEVYPDTLAVNGHFVYNGFEGEYPVRVYAEGYYPWLGTLQLAPGMNNLLLDLSPATVLFSENWETGTDGWTFEGPWMLQNELSAAGYAITDSWGGNGFYAMNCDVWIAPTQPLTLPAGTTSMLTFDSHLYTEWNFDPVTVETSSDSLNWTVWWTKSGRHDHFSKELVPLDDLAGQTVWLRFRLTDQSTHVELTDPGWTLDNIRLICGSSTAAQDPGLPGLPQAALYQNFPNPFNPKTTIRYSLATPAEVRLGIYNLKGQLVKELVKENLSSGDHQSVWDGSDRAGNQVGSGIYLYRLQSGDYSKTLKMILVK
- a CDS encoding SUMF1/EgtB/PvdO family nonheme iron enzyme codes for the protein MRYCGNCGQKIPEKSKFCVHCGARREDLEASNNEQNHVPQPEAPEVIRSFGGDRVTDAVFKLMDPGDAFCGYTIVRMLNKDPEGIKYIAEKDGKKYVLKLFFKYKYSDLESIMGLQKRLKRMGNLSSVHTARVAEINQTHDPVFMATEFVSGDSLARIKANNAGRLSEDFVREVAKQLVQTAIAVRQQGLSLHELTPSGIMVPEDSDNITVLSSGIKYEEVDEREEVFNLGVIIAQLLSGNVLYNAIYNSEHLKQHKFANIPGVTLSMNRILSDCLHRNILQRYTSLETLLKGLNGLPPVDQDEVFAPQGAPQSLEELQDQPMPPPKRHLEWTFWLLIGLIAAGLALFFIFGLPAILKPGGLVENIGNIITGTPDTLETNTQNVPQPRQPGNAPAGQQTQNAVREDPRKLSLPGEQTYQNPGTKPAKTAAPPDGSRFVRVPGGIFGFGRLKDNPNSNTSQDGFWIGKYEVTQSEWDEFMTPPYLHGTPAGNLPVENVSWIDIIRYCNARSENEGLQPAYRITGGAASVSCDFSANGYRLPTEAEWEMAAKAGTLLDYSGSDDPNDVAWHYDNSKLRYRAGGGKRANAYGIYDMSGNVAEWCWDWYDAKYPSKMAEFNNPRGPSGGSLKVIRGGSVKNGIGTKLGILNRESGNPNLGYSYVGFRLVRSR